Proteins found in one Thermodesulfobacteriota bacterium genomic segment:
- the argF gene encoding ornithine carbamoyltransferase, protein MKKDLLGINDLTKEDIRAIITRAMAFKKDKGDTSYRTLLGKTIGLIFEKASTRTRVSFEAAMFQLGGNITFLSTRDTQLARQEPLADTARVLSRYLDGLVIRTFAQDTVEELAAHATIPLINGLTDLYHPCQILSDVMTVVEKKGAIENLRIAWVGDGNNVAHSWIEAAATLGFSLSLACPRGYGPRTDVLEPALKKAQKPLLLFEDPAKAVEGADVINTDVWASMGQEDEAAERRKVFRPYQINSELLRRAKDDAIVLHCLPAHRGEEITAEVLEGPQSVVFDQAENKLHVHKAILAMMIK, encoded by the coding sequence ATGAAAAAAGACCTCTTGGGTATCAACGACCTGACCAAGGAAGATATACGGGCTATTATCACGCGGGCTATGGCCTTTAAGAAGGACAAAGGGGATACTTCTTACCGGACGCTGCTCGGTAAGACTATCGGCCTCATCTTTGAAAAGGCCTCCACCCGTACCCGCGTCTCTTTTGAGGCCGCCATGTTCCAGCTCGGAGGCAACATCACCTTCCTGTCCACCCGGGATACCCAGTTAGCCCGTCAGGAGCCGCTGGCCGATACGGCCCGCGTTCTATCCCGGTATCTGGACGGGCTTGTGATACGAACCTTTGCCCAGGATACGGTCGAGGAATTGGCGGCCCACGCCACCATCCCGCTGATAAACGGTCTTACCGACCTCTACCATCCGTGCCAGATTCTAAGCGATGTCATGACCGTTGTTGAAAAGAAAGGCGCTATAGAAAACCTAAGGATAGCCTGGGTGGGAGATGGGAATAACGTGGCCCATTCCTGGATCGAGGCCGCGGCCACGCTGGGGTTCTCCCTTTCCCTGGCCTGCCCCAGGGGTTACGGACCACGGACAGATGTCCTGGAACCAGCCCTGAAAAAGGCTCAAAAGCCCCTCCTGCTATTCGAGGATCCGGCAAAGGCGGTAGAAGGCGCTGATGTTATCAACACGGATGTCTGGGCCAGCATGGGGCAGGAAGATGAGGCGGCTGAACGCCGGAAGGTCTTCAGGCCCTACCAGATCAACAGTGAACTGCTGCGCCGGGCCAAGGACGACGCCATAGTTCTCCACTGCCTGCCGGCGCACAGAGGTGAAGAGATAACTGCCGAAGTCCTGGAAGGGCCGCAGTCGGTAGTATTTGACCAGGCTGAAAACAAACTGCACGTCCATAAGGCCATACTGGCCATGATGATTAAATGA
- a CDS encoding acetylornithine transaminase, which translates to MDAGKKDWMSLSDRYIMHTYGRSPVTLIEGKGCRVFDSDGKMYLDFVAGIAVCSLGHAHPEVAEAVRRQARKLVHVSNLYYTVPQIELAELLIEHSFADQVFFCNSGAEANEAAIKLARKYSRDRFGEGRYEIICLQGSFHGRTLATLSATGQEKFHKGFEPLMDGFKHVPAGDLGAMKEAITEKTCAILMEPIQGEGGVVLFSPDYLPAVRKLCDEHGLLLILDEVQVGMGRTGTLFAYEHYGIKPDMMTLAKALANGLPLGALLAREEVAGSFTPGTHASTFGGNPLVCAAATVVLKTLLEGNFLSTCREIGRYFKQGLEDLAARYPSLIKEVRGLGLILGLELKVEGADFVTNLLHKGFLINCTQGNILRFTPPLIVTKAEIDLLLGALDEECRNRP; encoded by the coding sequence ATGGACGCAGGCAAGAAAGACTGGATGAGTTTATCAGACCGTTATATTATGCACACCTATGGCCGCAGCCCGGTTACCCTGATAGAAGGAAAGGGCTGCCGGGTATTCGACTCCGACGGGAAGATGTATCTTGATTTTGTGGCCGGGATTGCGGTCTGTAGCCTGGGGCATGCCCACCCTGAGGTCGCGGAGGCCGTGCGCCGCCAGGCCCGGAAACTCGTGCATGTCTCAAACCTTTACTATACCGTGCCCCAGATAGAACTGGCCGAACTGCTGATCGAACACTCCTTTGCCGACCAGGTGTTCTTCTGTAACAGCGGGGCAGAGGCCAATGAAGCGGCTATCAAACTGGCGCGAAAATATTCACGAGACCGTTTTGGCGAGGGCCGTTATGAAATTATCTGCCTCCAGGGCTCATTTCATGGCCGCACCCTGGCTACCCTCTCGGCCACCGGGCAGGAGAAATTCCACAAGGGTTTTGAGCCTCTTATGGACGGCTTTAAGCACGTGCCGGCCGGTGACCTGGGGGCCATGAAAGAGGCCATAACCGAGAAGACCTGCGCCATCCTTATGGAACCGATCCAGGGTGAAGGCGGGGTCGTATTGTTTTCTCCCGACTATTTACCGGCAGTTAGAAAATTGTGCGATGAGCACGGGCTGCTCCTTATTCTGGACGAGGTTCAGGTCGGTATGGGCCGTACCGGGACCCTGTTTGCCTATGAGCATTACGGGATAAAACCGGACATGATGACCCTGGCCAAGGCCCTGGCCAACGGACTTCCTCTGGGCGCGCTTTTGGCCCGGGAAGAGGTTGCCGGTTCCTTTACGCCGGGCACGCATGCCTCGACCTTTGGCGGCAACCCGCTAGTCTGTGCGGCCGCTACCGTGGTTCTAAAGACCCTTCTGGAAGGCAACTTCCTTTCAACCTGCCGGGAAATAGGTAGATATTTCAAACAGGGGCTGGAGGATCTGGCTGCCCGTTATCCTTCTCTCATTAAGGAAGTGCGCGGCCTGGGACTTATCCTGGGACTGGAGCTAAAGGTGGAAGGCGCTGATTTTGTAACAAACCTTCTCCATAAAGGTTTCCTCATAAACTGTACCCAGGGGAATATATTGCGCTTTACGCCGCCCCTTATAGTAACCAAGGCGGAAATCGATTTGCTCCTTGGCGCCCTGGACGAAGAATGCAGGAACAGGCCATGA
- the argB gene encoding acetylglutamate kinase, with amino-acid sequence MEEWVEKARVLIEALPYIQTFYGKTVVIKYGGHAMVNDHLKQSFARDVVLMRYIGLRPIVIHGGGPQIGEVLKRMGIQSTFVQGLRVTDSETMSVVEMVLGGKVNKEIVTLINQSGGRAVGLGGKDGRLLQAKKMHVYQSRGEDLPPEIIDAGMIGEITAVDAAVLKALEDSQFIPVIAPIGVGAEGESYNINADLVAGAVAGALKAAKLILLTDVPGVLDKDGKLVQSLTTEQAGKMLSDGFITGGMIPKVNCCLKALTEGVEKAHIIDGRIEHAVLLEIFTQSGVGTQVIP; translated from the coding sequence ATGGAAGAGTGGGTGGAAAAGGCCAGGGTATTGATCGAGGCCCTGCCCTATATTCAGACATTTTACGGAAAGACGGTGGTCATAAAATATGGCGGACATGCCATGGTCAACGACCACCTCAAGCAAAGCTTTGCCCGGGACGTGGTCCTCATGCGTTATATCGGCCTGCGACCCATAGTTATTCATGGCGGCGGGCCGCAAATAGGCGAAGTCCTGAAACGCATGGGCATCCAGTCCACCTTTGTTCAGGGTCTGCGCGTCACGGACAGTGAGACCATGAGCGTTGTAGAAATGGTGCTGGGAGGCAAGGTCAACAAAGAGATCGTCACCCTTATCAATCAGAGCGGGGGCCGGGCCGTGGGCCTAGGCGGTAAGGATGGGCGCTTACTACAGGCCAAAAAGATGCATGTTTACCAGTCGCGGGGGGAAGATCTGCCCCCTGAGATTATAGACGCAGGCATGATCGGTGAGATCACGGCTGTCGATGCCGCAGTCCTTAAGGCCCTTGAAGACAGCCAGTTTATACCGGTCATCGCCCCTATAGGGGTGGGGGCAGAGGGAGAATCATACAATATTAATGCCGACCTCGTAGCCGGAGCAGTGGCCGGCGCTTTAAAGGCGGCCAAGCTCATCCTGCTCACGGACGTTCCGGGGGTGTTGGATAAAGACGGGAAGCTGGTTCAATCGCTGACTACCGAGCAGGCCGGGAAAATGCTGTCTGACGGTTTTATTACCGGCGGGATGATCCCCAAGGTCAACTGCTGCCTTAAGGCGTTAACCGAAGGCGTAGAAAAGGCTCATATTATCGATGGCCGGATTGAGCATGCCGTCCTCCTGGAGATATTTACCCAGAGCGGGGTCGGCACCCAGGTCATACCGTAG
- the hslU gene encoding ATP-dependent protease ATPase subunit HslU, with product METLTPRQIVAELDKYVVGQSEAKRAVAIALRNRWRRQQVPEELRDEIAPKNIIMIGPTGVGKTEIARRLAKLTQSPFLKIEASKFTEVGYVGRDVESMIRDLTELAVNMVKAEEREKVKVKAAEIAEEKLLDILLPPVRGTAPAPLSGTLPPEQPPQPSAERTETREKLRKLLRDGKLNDRYVDLEVSQRAVPVVEVFSAAGLEDMDINLKEMFGNLFPAKTKKRKVKVPEALEILAQEESQRLIDMDAVTEQARKRVEQTGIIFLDEIDKIASHEHGHGPDVSRLGVQRDLLPVVEGTTVNTKYGMVKTDHILFIASGAFHMAKPSDLIPEMQGRFPIRVELKALGKGDFVRILTEPQNALVTQYQSLMATEKVQLIFESDGIEEIASIATVVNERTENIGARRLHTVMEKLLDEISFNAPEMTNMSFTITAGYVRDRLNEIVKDEDLSRFIL from the coding sequence ATAGAGACCTTAACCCCGCGCCAGATTGTAGCTGAGCTGGATAAATACGTGGTCGGACAGTCTGAGGCTAAACGCGCCGTAGCCATAGCGCTTCGAAACCGGTGGCGACGGCAGCAGGTTCCTGAGGAACTGCGCGATGAAATCGCCCCCAAGAACATAATTATGATCGGACCTACGGGCGTGGGCAAGACCGAGATTGCCCGGCGCCTGGCCAAACTTACCCAGTCGCCGTTCTTAAAAATAGAAGCCAGTAAGTTTACCGAAGTAGGCTATGTAGGTCGGGATGTGGAGTCCATGATTCGTGACCTGACTGAGCTGGCGGTAAACATGGTCAAGGCTGAGGAACGGGAAAAGGTAAAGGTCAAGGCCGCGGAGATCGCTGAGGAGAAACTGCTGGATATCCTTCTGCCGCCGGTGCGGGGAACCGCTCCGGCGCCGCTTTCCGGGACTTTACCGCCGGAGCAGCCGCCCCAGCCGTCAGCGGAAAGGACTGAGACCCGCGAAAAATTACGTAAGCTTCTTCGCGATGGGAAGTTAAACGATCGTTATGTAGATCTTGAGGTCTCACAGAGGGCGGTGCCCGTAGTTGAGGTATTTTCTGCCGCAGGCCTGGAAGACATGGATATTAATTTAAAAGAGATGTTCGGGAATCTCTTCCCTGCAAAGACAAAGAAACGGAAGGTAAAGGTGCCGGAGGCCCTGGAGATTCTGGCCCAGGAAGAAAGCCAGCGCCTGATTGATATGGACGCGGTTACGGAGCAGGCCAGAAAACGTGTTGAGCAGACCGGCATTATCTTTCTGGATGAGATCGATAAGATCGCCAGCCATGAGCACGGACATGGTCCCGACGTATCGCGCCTCGGCGTACAGAGAGACCTCTTGCCCGTCGTGGAGGGGACAACGGTCAATACCAAGTACGGCATGGTCAAAACCGATCATATCCTCTTTATCGCCAGTGGGGCCTTTCATATGGCCAAACCCTCGGACCTGATTCCTGAGATGCAGGGCCGTTTCCCTATAAGGGTAGAACTAAAGGCCCTGGGTAAGGGTGATTTTGTACGTATTTTGACCGAGCCGCAAAATGCGCTGGTTACCCAATACCAGTCCCTTATGGCCACGGAAAAAGTACAGCTTATATTCGAGTCCGACGGCATTGAGGAGATAGCCTCCATAGCCACAGTGGTTAATGAGCGTACCGAGAACATCGGCGCGCGGCGGCTGCACACGGTCATGGAAAAACTTCTCGATGAGATATCATTTAATGCCCCGGAAATGACCAATATGTCTTTTACGATAACGGCCGGTTACGTCCGGGACAGATTAAACGAGATCGTCAAGGATGAGGATCTCAGTCGGTTTATTTTATAA
- the hslV gene encoding ATP-dependent protease subunit HslV: MENALEKIRGTTILAVRHRGEVVVAGDGQVTLGNTIMKHQARKVRRLYQDKVITGFAGATADAFTLFERLEQKLEKHSGNLVRSVVELAKDWRTDRILRRLEAFLIAVDMERSFLISGAGDVIEPDDGLLAIGAGGPYALAAARALVSASDLDAESIAREAMRIAASICIYTNEIISVEKL, translated from the coding sequence ATGGAAAATGCCCTGGAGAAGATAAGGGGGACGACGATATTGGCCGTGCGCCACAGGGGAGAGGTAGTGGTGGCCGGAGACGGTCAGGTAACCCTGGGCAACACCATCATGAAGCACCAAGCCCGTAAAGTGCGCCGCCTGTACCAGGATAAGGTCATTACTGGTTTTGCCGGGGCTACCGCCGATGCCTTTACCTTGTTTGAGCGGCTGGAACAAAAGCTGGAAAAACACTCCGGCAACCTGGTCCGTTCCGTAGTGGAACTGGCCAAAGATTGGCGAACAGACCGGATCCTTAGGCGCCTGGAGGCCTTCTTAATAGCCGTGGATATGGAACGTTCCTTTCTTATTTCCGGGGCAGGCGACGTTATCGAACCGGATGACGGACTTCTGGCCATAGGCGCCGGCGGCCCCTATGCCCTGGCCGCGGCCCGGGCCCTGGTCTCGGCTTCAGACCTTGATGCCGAGAGTATTGCCAGAGAGGCCATGCGCATTGCCGCTTCAATCTGCATCTATACTAATGAAATAATATCGGTAGAAAAATTATGA
- the xerC gene encoding tyrosine recombinase XerC, whose translation MKKHISIFLSYLKIEKNYSPHTLRNYESDLLQFASFLGDKATIEAIDHLSIRNFLAHLYARNKRSSIGRKLASIRSFFRYLVKRGFLPHNPAELVSSPKQEKFLPTFLPVDEIFALVESPKGNEFLTLRDRAILELLYSCGLRVGELVAMNTDSIDFPLGIARVLGKGGKERIVPVGSRALEALKKYKEKSQKAMRKTGAQDVNPLFINSRGGRLTARSVERLVGKYGEMAGLFKHVYPHALRHTFATHLLDMGADLRSVQEMLGHVSLSTTQKYTHVGLDKLMAVYDSAHPKAKGDK comes from the coding sequence GTGAAAAAACATATTTCCATATTCCTTTCCTATCTAAAGATAGAAAAGAACTACTCCCCGCATACCCTGCGCAATTATGAGAGCGATCTTTTACAATTTGCCTCTTTTCTGGGTGATAAGGCAACTATTGAGGCCATCGACCATCTGTCCATTCGCAATTTTCTGGCCCACTTATACGCCAGGAATAAGCGTTCTTCCATAGGGCGCAAACTTGCCTCCATCCGCAGTTTTTTCCGTTACCTGGTCAAACGCGGGTTTTTGCCGCATAATCCCGCGGAACTGGTTTCCAGCCCCAAACAGGAAAAATTTCTGCCTACGTTCTTGCCTGTGGATGAGATTTTTGCCCTGGTGGAATCGCCAAAAGGGAACGAGTTTTTGACCTTACGGGACCGGGCTATCCTGGAACTCCTTTATTCTTGCGGTCTGCGTGTCGGTGAACTTGTGGCCATGAATACGGATAGTATAGATTTTCCCCTGGGTATAGCGCGCGTACTGGGCAAGGGCGGTAAGGAACGCATTGTGCCCGTTGGCAGCCGGGCGCTGGAGGCCCTCAAGAAGTACAAGGAGAAAAGTCAGAAAGCCATGCGCAAAACCGGCGCGCAGGATGTGAACCCGCTTTTTATCAATAGCCGCGGCGGTCGGCTTACTGCCAGGAGTGTAGAGCGGCTGGTCGGGAAATATGGCGAGATGGCCGGGCTATTCAAGCACGTGTATCCGCATGCCTTAAGGCATACGTTCGCCACCCATCTCCTGGACATGGGCGCAGACCTGCGCTCTGTACAGGAGATGCTCGGCCATGTCAGCCTTTCTACCACACAGAAATACACCCATGTCGGCCTGGACAAACTGATGGCCGTTTACGATAGCGCCCATCCCAAGGCCAAAGGCGATAAGTAA
- a CDS encoding MFS transporter — translation MEKGRKFLGFGKNVFITGLVSFFMDVSSEMIYPLVPLFLSNVLGANKSLIGLIEGIAESTASLLKVFSGWFSDRIGRRKGLMAAGYAISTLSRPLVALAGGWHQVLGSRFMDRFGKGVRTSPRDAIIAESADKRFLGRAFGFHRSMDTMGAVVGPGLAFFLLGIFSNDYRKVFWLSMVPGLFAVLLIIFFITEKKSRLPRDSERPKLTLKHFDSRFRWFLLVVTVFALGNSSDVFLILRAQQVGMPPVTIPLVYLFFNLIYSLTSVIAGVAADRFGRKRIIISGFLLFALVYYGFATAGHTRVIWVLFGLYGLFMGLTEGVQKAFLTTIIPADFKATAFGVYNTAIGLAMFPASFIGGWLWDHISPAATFYFGAVTAVSAAVAFVAFIIFGKKGVST, via the coding sequence TTGGAAAAAGGCAGAAAGTTTTTAGGCTTTGGGAAAAACGTCTTTATCACCGGACTGGTGAGTTTCTTTATGGACGTCAGTTCAGAGATGATTTATCCCCTGGTTCCACTTTTCCTGTCTAACGTGCTGGGGGCGAATAAGTCCTTAATTGGGCTGATCGAAGGCATAGCAGAGTCAACTGCGAGCCTTTTGAAGGTCTTTTCCGGCTGGTTTTCGGACAGGATCGGCAGGCGTAAAGGCCTCATGGCCGCGGGCTACGCCATATCGACATTGAGCAGGCCACTGGTGGCGCTGGCTGGGGGATGGCACCAGGTGCTCGGTTCCCGGTTTATGGACCGGTTCGGCAAAGGCGTGCGCACCTCTCCACGCGATGCCATAATCGCTGAATCGGCGGATAAGAGATTCCTGGGCCGGGCCTTTGGGTTTCACCGTTCCATGGATACCATGGGCGCAGTGGTAGGCCCCGGATTGGCTTTCTTCCTCCTAGGGATATTCTCGAACGACTACCGCAAGGTGTTTTGGCTATCCATGGTACCCGGGTTATTTGCGGTACTTTTGATCATCTTTTTCATAACTGAAAAGAAATCACGTTTGCCCAGAGATTCCGAGCGACCAAAACTCACGTTAAAGCATTTTGACAGTAGGTTCAGGTGGTTTCTTCTGGTGGTGACTGTCTTCGCCCTCGGCAATTCGAGCGATGTATTTTTAATCTTGAGGGCGCAGCAAGTCGGCATGCCGCCAGTGACCATCCCTCTGGTTTACCTGTTTTTCAATCTGATCTATTCCCTGACATCCGTTATCGCCGGTGTGGCGGCGGACAGGTTCGGGAGGAAAAGGATCATAATTTCCGGATTCCTTCTGTTTGCGCTCGTCTACTACGGCTTTGCAACCGCGGGACATACCAGGGTCATTTGGGTTCTGTTCGGTTTGTATGGATTGTTTATGGGGCTAACCGAGGGCGTTCAGAAGGCCTTTCTAACCACCATAATTCCGGCGGATTTCAAGGCCACAGCCTTTGGAGTTTACAATACGGCTATCGGCCTGGCCATGTTTCCGGCAAGCTTTATAGGAGGTTGGTTGTGGGACCATATCTCGCCCGCAGCCACATTCTACTTTGGTGCAGTAACTGCCGTATCAGCCGCAGTGGCTTTTGTGGCCTTTATCATTTTTGGAAAGAAAGGAGTTTCAACCTGA
- a CDS encoding universal stress protein, with the protein MHKKILHGLDGSESAYKALREAIDLSKRYGAELHTISVEEMPRYPGTISEVVEEKVTANAAYGEVIARAREMAKQEGVDLHSHVVVGHEVRTILEFIKQQEVDLLVIGFMGHSALYERVMGGTCQGLVRLAPCSVLVVK; encoded by the coding sequence ATGCATAAGAAAATTCTGCACGGACTGGACGGCTCTGAGAGTGCCTACAAAGCGCTCAGAGAGGCCATCGATTTGTCAAAACGCTACGGAGCCGAGCTTCACACCATATCAGTGGAAGAGATGCCGCGCTATCCGGGCACCATCAGCGAAGTCGTCGAGGAGAAGGTGACCGCAAACGCCGCATATGGTGAAGTGATCGCCAGGGCCCGGGAAATGGCCAAACAGGAGGGAGTGGACCTCCATTCCCACGTGGTCGTTGGGCATGAGGTAAGAACGATTCTGGAATTCATCAAACAACAAGAGGTTGACCTGCTTGTGATAGGCTTCATGGGCCATTCAGCGCTCTATGAACGTGTAATGGGAGGCACCTGCCAGGGATTGGTACGCCTCGCCCCATGCTCCGTCCTAGTCGTGAAATAG
- a CDS encoding cation:proton antiporter: MENIWLTSALWMGLALASSLISIRVAISVALIEIIVGSVGGNLLGMAPASWVNYLAGVGAILLTFLAGAEIDPVVIRKHFWPSTTIGAVGFFAPFFGVLAYTHYISGWPWPQAQIAGIALSTTSVAVVYAVMIETGFNQTEIGKIILAACFINDIGTVLALGVLFANYNGWLALFVVITALAMWLLPRFVPWYFRKVGNRVSEPEIKFILLVLFLLGGLGNIARSEAVLPAYLIGMVLAPFFLKERVLAQRMRVMTFTLLTPFYFLKAGSLVKVETVASALGLIAVLLGVKMVTKFVGIWPLTRKFRFNKREGMYTTLMMSTGLTFGSISALFGLTNGIIDQDQYTILVTAVIGSAVVPTIIAQRWFQPNSETLEEEHNNA; this comes from the coding sequence GTGGAAAACATCTGGCTGACATCTGCGCTTTGGATGGGGCTTGCCCTGGCCTCATCGCTTATCTCGATAAGAGTGGCCATATCCGTGGCCTTGATAGAAATTATCGTTGGGTCTGTCGGCGGAAACCTGCTCGGTATGGCACCGGCTTCCTGGGTAAACTACCTGGCGGGAGTTGGGGCAATTCTCCTCACTTTCCTCGCGGGTGCCGAGATCGACCCGGTTGTCATCAGGAAACACTTCTGGCCAAGTACGACTATCGGGGCGGTAGGATTCTTTGCTCCCTTTTTCGGTGTCCTTGCCTATACTCATTACATCTCAGGCTGGCCCTGGCCGCAGGCGCAGATTGCGGGTATAGCCCTCTCCACCACCTCAGTAGCTGTGGTCTATGCGGTGATGATAGAAACGGGGTTCAACCAGACGGAAATCGGTAAGATCATCCTGGCGGCGTGCTTCATAAACGACATTGGAACCGTCCTGGCTCTAGGAGTCCTGTTTGCCAACTATAACGGCTGGCTGGCGCTGTTTGTCGTGATCACCGCTTTGGCCATGTGGCTGTTGCCTAGATTCGTTCCCTGGTATTTCAGGAAGGTCGGAAACCGGGTAAGTGAGCCGGAAATCAAATTCATCCTGCTTGTACTCTTCCTGCTGGGAGGACTGGGCAATATTGCCAGGAGTGAAGCGGTTCTGCCTGCCTATCTCATCGGGATGGTTCTGGCACCGTTCTTTCTCAAGGAGCGAGTCCTGGCTCAACGAATGCGGGTAATGACCTTTACGCTGCTGACCCCTTTTTATTTTCTGAAGGCGGGGTCGCTGGTCAAGGTCGAGACAGTGGCCTCGGCGCTCGGGCTGATCGCTGTGCTGCTTGGGGTCAAGATGGTTACAAAGTTTGTGGGAATATGGCCCCTTACCAGGAAATTCCGCTTTAATAAGCGAGAAGGGATGTACACGACCCTTATGATGTCCACCGGGTTGACGTTTGGCAGCATCTCCGCCCTATTCGGCCTGACCAACGGCATCATAGACCAGGATCAATACACCATTCTTGTGACCGCCGTGATCGGCAGCGCGGTCGTCCCTACGATTATCGCTCAGAGATGGTTCCAGCCTAATTCTGAAACTCTTGAGGAGGAGCACAACAATGCATAA
- a CDS encoding HEAT repeat domain-containing protein: protein MPRSHCPKCWQEVGETATGCPACGFNIQEFWNSKDYFDKFILALNHSEPNSQINAACVLGKLKDARAVDPLINLVKNAPNDNVAKAAVKALGEIGTPEARTFLSTLVYHPAKMIRDEVMAILAVSKYNSFLSNEKKGDHHES from the coding sequence ATGCCCCGATCCCACTGCCCGAAATGTTGGCAAGAAGTTGGTGAAACCGCGACAGGATGCCCCGCGTGCGGGTTTAATATCCAAGAGTTCTGGAATTCGAAAGACTACTTTGATAAATTTATTCTGGCGCTAAATCATTCTGAACCGAATTCTCAGATCAACGCTGCCTGTGTGCTTGGCAAACTAAAGGATGCGCGGGCCGTTGACCCGCTTATCAATTTGGTCAAGAACGCCCCAAATGACAACGTGGCTAAAGCCGCAGTAAAGGCGCTTGGTGAAATCGGCACACCGGAGGCGAGGACATTTCTGAGTACCTTGGTCTATCACCCGGCAAAGATGATTAGAGACGAAGTGATGGCCATATTAGCTGTGTCCAAATACAATTCTTTCTTATCCAACGAGAAGAAAGGCGATCACCATGAATCCTAA
- a CDS encoding Hsp20/alpha crystallin family protein: MPIVKWEPFRDLLSLQDRMNRLFEESLGRTGKREELIQGSWAPPVDIYETAEAIVIQADLPGLNQEDIRVEMKDNTLVLSGERRFQKDVKQENYHRIERSYGVFNRSFALPASLEADKIKARFSNGILEIIVPKQEEAKPKQIKVNIE; the protein is encoded by the coding sequence ATGCCGATTGTCAAATGGGAACCTTTCAGGGATTTATTGTCTTTACAGGATAGGATGAATCGACTTTTCGAGGAAAGCCTGGGCCGCACGGGAAAAAGAGAGGAATTAATCCAGGGCAGTTGGGCGCCCCCGGTGGATATTTATGAGACAGCAGAGGCGATAGTCATACAGGCCGACCTGCCTGGCTTGAATCAGGAAGACATCCGGGTGGAGATGAAGGATAACACCCTTGTCCTGAGCGGGGAACGGAGATTCCAGAAAGATGTTAAACAGGAAAACTACCACCGTATCGAGCGTTCTTACGGGGTATTTAACCGTTCCTTTGCCCTGCCCGCTAGTTTGGAGGCGGATAAGATCAAGGCAAGATTCTCAAATGGGATACTGGAAATCATCGTCCCTAAACAGGAAGAAGCCAAGCCTAAACAAATAAAAGTGAATATAGAGTAA